From Chryseobacterium joostei, the proteins below share one genomic window:
- a CDS encoding TraL conjugative transposon family protein, which yields MKNFRNTIESELEKLDNRWQALPLKTQCRYVIILFAFYLTMGIGVLVKVCYDLGKEDRQMEISHIESPSINDGSSARKDSILINYKKYRNGRERE from the coding sequence ATGAAAAATTTTAGAAATACAATCGAAAGCGAGTTAGAAAAACTCGATAATAGGTGGCAGGCACTACCGCTAAAGACCCAATGCAGGTATGTCATTATTCTTTTTGCTTTTTACCTCACAATGGGCATTGGTGTGCTTGTCAAGGTATGCTATGATCTGGGCAAAGAGGATCGACAAATGGAAATAAGCCATATAGAATCTCCCTCCATTAATGATGGTTCATCTGCTAGGAAGGATTCTATCCTAATTAACTATAAAAAATATAGAAATGGAAGAGAGAGAGAATAA
- the traN gene encoding conjugative transposon protein TraN — protein MNIIRNTVLIVLLVGLFIKTFGQQSDLEKGRVEAYRLEVTYNKTTHLIFPVAIRYADLGSELLTAGIAEDAQNVLRVKAAVKDFSEETNFSVITKDGQFYNFNVTYNGYPQTLNYDLHKMQQEGERVEQKNVQFEELGFNPPSLTETVMKTIYQQDKRYIRHIGSKSYGVQFILKGIFVHNGKFYFHTEVKNKSNVPYLIDYCTFKIVDKQVGKRTVSQEKQLAPLREYPMMEIVSDESSAANVVLLDQFTISDDQVLKIALYEKNGGRNQVLEIENSDLVNAKSVSDMKIKISQ, from the coding sequence ATGAATATCATAAGGAATACAGTTTTAATAGTCCTTTTGGTGGGACTATTTATAAAAACTTTTGGACAACAATCCGATCTTGAAAAGGGAAGGGTCGAAGCCTATAGGCTTGAGGTAACATACAACAAGACTACTCATTTAATCTTTCCTGTTGCGATAAGATATGCAGATCTGGGTTCAGAGTTGCTTACTGCTGGAATCGCGGAAGATGCTCAGAACGTGCTGCGTGTTAAAGCTGCGGTAAAGGATTTTAGTGAAGAAACTAATTTTAGTGTAATTACAAAGGATGGGCAATTCTATAATTTTAATGTGACATACAATGGTTATCCGCAAACATTAAATTATGACCTGCATAAAATGCAACAAGAGGGGGAACGTGTCGAGCAAAAAAATGTCCAGTTTGAGGAACTTGGTTTCAACCCACCATCATTAACGGAAACGGTGATGAAAACCATTTATCAGCAAGACAAACGGTACATCAGACACATAGGATCTAAATCTTATGGTGTGCAATTTATCCTGAAGGGCATATTTGTGCACAATGGGAAATTTTACTTTCATACGGAGGTCAAGAATAAATCTAACGTTCCTTACCTAATTGATTATTGCACTTTCAAGATTGTGGATAAACAGGTTGGTAAAAGGACAGTTTCGCAGGAAAAACAGCTTGCACCATTACGTGAATATCCGATGATGGAGATCGTTTCAGATGAATCATCGGCAGCTAATGTCGTACTTCTCGATCAATTTACCATTTCTGATGATCAGGTTCTAAAGATCGCATTGTATGAGAAGAATGGAGGTCGAAATCAGGTGTTAGAAATAGAAAATTCCGATCTGGTGAATGCAAAATCTGTTTCGGATATGAAAATCAAAATTAGTCAGTAA
- a CDS encoding DUF4141 domain-containing protein, with product MVLTVAITQKVQAQWVVTDPTNLASGILNSANEIVQTSSTVSNVVKNFNEVKKVYEQGKEYYDKLKAVNNLVKDARKVQQTVLLVGDVSSMYVNNFGKMLNDKNFSPNELMAIGNGYSALLNESTELLKDLKQIVTSSSLSLNDKERMEIIDRVYKEVKEYHSLVRYYTSKNISVSILRAKKQNNTKRVMELYGTDGQKYW from the coding sequence ATGGTGTTAACTGTAGCCATTACCCAAAAAGTTCAAGCACAGTGGGTTGTAACCGACCCGACAAATCTGGCTTCGGGAATTTTAAATTCCGCCAATGAAATTGTACAGACCTCCAGCACGGTATCAAATGTTGTGAAAAATTTTAACGAAGTCAAGAAAGTTTACGAGCAGGGAAAGGAATACTATGATAAGCTAAAGGCCGTAAACAATTTAGTCAAAGATGCCAGGAAAGTTCAGCAGACGGTATTGCTGGTCGGAGATGTCAGTTCAATGTATGTAAACAATTTTGGCAAAATGTTGAATGACAAGAATTTTTCTCCGAATGAACTTATGGCTATCGGTAACGGCTATTCTGCACTATTAAATGAGAGTACTGAGCTGCTTAAGGATCTCAAGCAGATCGTCACTTCAAGCAGTCTTTCATTGAATGATAAGGAACGAATGGAAATTATCGACCGCGTATATAAGGAGGTCAAAGAATACCACAGCCTTGTTCGATACTATACGAGTAAAAACATTTCTGTCAGTATTCTTCGCGCAAAGAAGCAAAACAATACCAAAAGGGTAATGGAATTATATGGAACAGATGGACAAAAGTATTGGTAA
- the traM gene encoding conjugative transposon protein TraM — protein MEERENKRISIIVDDETGSDSSNLTDSKSKVDKFKKPLIFGLMGIVFIACLYLIFKPKSSGSAIDEKGLKNVVPEATDKGLQADKQKAYEKEMLDEKEAEKRSSLQSLADYWNNNGDSTTAGEFPGSTASVGNTSGNIGNPGYQNNSLTSYRNAQSTLSSFYQDDDREKLELRRKVDQLQEKLSAKDVPAAPTLNDQLTLMEKSYQMASKYLPSGTQGTDMTAAASFKDSANYNYHKSPSKTEKTESLKVLRKSIVSALYREQDDSTLLASLEGERNHSFLTVGAREKMGIARNSIRAIIMETKTVTADGSVKLRLLEDATIAGYSVPKGTEMEAGTKFQGNRLQLKVSSVEVKGNILPVEILAYDVNGQLGLSVPRSDEINAAGEIAANMSQSSGMNISMSRSAGQQVVGDLTRGLVQGVSGYFSKKIRTVKVTLKAGQQVLLVTKKNN, from the coding sequence ATGGAAGAGAGAGAGAATAAACGCATAAGTATAATCGTCGATGATGAAACTGGCAGTGATAGTTCCAATTTAACCGATAGTAAATCAAAAGTTGACAAGTTCAAAAAACCGTTGATTTTTGGACTCATGGGAATTGTTTTTATTGCGTGCCTGTATTTGATATTTAAGCCAAAAAGTTCTGGTAGCGCGATAGATGAAAAGGGATTAAAAAATGTTGTTCCCGAAGCTACGGACAAAGGTTTGCAGGCGGATAAACAAAAGGCATACGAGAAAGAGATGTTGGATGAAAAGGAAGCTGAAAAAAGAAGTTCATTGCAATCACTGGCTGATTATTGGAATAACAACGGCGATAGCACTACAGCGGGAGAATTTCCTGGGTCTACCGCAAGTGTTGGAAATACATCAGGAAATATTGGAAACCCAGGTTACCAGAATAATTCGTTAACGAGCTACAGAAATGCACAAAGTACGCTGAGTTCCTTTTATCAAGATGATGATAGGGAGAAATTGGAATTGCGCAGGAAAGTTGATCAATTGCAAGAGAAGCTTTCTGCAAAGGATGTTCCGGCTGCTCCTACCTTGAATGACCAGCTAACTTTAATGGAAAAGTCGTATCAAATGGCATCAAAATATCTTCCCAGTGGAACCCAAGGAACGGATATGACAGCAGCAGCATCTTTTAAAGATTCAGCAAATTATAATTATCATAAAAGTCCAAGCAAAACCGAAAAAACGGAAAGTCTAAAGGTACTACGAAAAAGTATAGTCAGCGCTTTGTATCGCGAACAAGATGACAGCACTCTCCTAGCAAGTCTGGAAGGTGAAAGGAATCATTCCTTTTTAACGGTAGGGGCAAGAGAAAAAATGGGGATTGCAAGGAATAGTATACGTGCTATAATTATGGAAACTAAAACTGTTACGGCGGATGGCTCTGTAAAGCTGAGATTACTGGAAGATGCAACGATTGCGGGCTACAGCGTTCCCAAAGGGACAGAAATGGAGGCTGGTACAAAATTTCAGGGGAATAGGTTACAGTTAAAAGTTTCATCAGTTGAGGTCAAGGGGAATATCCTGCCTGTTGAGATACTTGCTTATGATGTGAATGGTCAATTAGGGTTATCCGTTCCAAGGTCTGATGAAATCAATGCCGCTGGTGAGATAGCTGCTAATATGAGCCAAAGTTCCGGTATGAATATTTCCATGTCGCGTTCAGCAGGACAGCAGGTTGTTGGAGACCTGACACGCGGTCTTGTGCAGGGAGTTTCGGGATATTTTTCAAAAAAAATAAGGACTGTCAAGGTGACCCTTAAAGCCGGTCAGCAAGTCTTGCTGGTTACGAAAAAGAATAATTAA
- the traJ gene encoding conjugative transposon protein TraJ, translated as MEFNNLHELLRGLYDEMLPMSATMATVAKGVAGLGALFYVALKVWQALSRAEPIDVFPLLRPFAIGMCIMFFPTIVLGTINAVLSPVVQGTHSMLDNQVLDLNKLQEQKDLLEKEATLRNPETAYLVNNEEFDKKLEELGWAPNDLVTMAGMYMDRTAYNMEQATKKWLRELLEILFQAAALVVDTIRTFFLIVLSILGPIAFAISVWDGFQSTLSQWLTRYISVYLWLPVADMFSAMLAKIQSLILERDIEMLNDPTFIPDTSNTVYVIFMIIGIVGYFTIPTVTGWIIQAGGAGNFTRNVSQMAMRSGNVAAAGAGAAIGEVGGQLMGNNQGGQKTK; from the coding sequence ATGGAATTTAATAATCTACATGAGCTCCTTCGGGGGCTCTACGATGAGATGCTTCCGATGTCTGCTACAATGGCAACTGTTGCCAAAGGTGTTGCCGGATTGGGTGCATTGTTCTATGTCGCACTAAAAGTGTGGCAGGCATTGAGCAGAGCAGAACCTATCGATGTTTTCCCTTTACTTCGACCATTTGCGATTGGAATGTGCATCATGTTTTTTCCAACCATCGTACTGGGAACCATTAATGCGGTTTTAAGTCCGGTTGTGCAAGGAACACATAGTATGCTGGACAATCAGGTGCTTGACCTAAATAAGCTACAGGAGCAAAAAGACCTATTGGAAAAGGAAGCAACACTCAGAAATCCAGAAACAGCCTATCTGGTCAATAACGAGGAATTCGACAAAAAACTGGAGGAGCTGGGTTGGGCGCCAAATGATCTGGTTACGATGGCAGGAATGTATATGGATCGCACGGCTTATAATATGGAACAGGCAACAAAAAAGTGGCTAAGAGAACTATTGGAAATTCTCTTTCAGGCTGCTGCTTTGGTCGTCGATACAATACGAACATTTTTTCTGATCGTGCTTTCTATATTAGGACCAATTGCATTTGCGATCAGCGTATGGGATGGTTTTCAGAGTACATTAAGCCAATGGCTGACACGGTATATAAGTGTTTACCTATGGCTTCCTGTGGCGGATATGTTCAGTGCAATGCTTGCGAAAATCCAGTCTTTAATATTAGAGCGGGATATTGAAATGCTCAACGATCCAACATTTATTCCCGACACCAGTAACACCGTATATGTGATATTCATGATCATTGGAATTGTTGGTTACTTCACCATACCTACGGTGACGGGATGGATTATTCAGGCTGGTGGCGCTGGGAACTTCACCAGAAATGTTAGTCAGATGGCTATGCGTAGCGGAAATGTCGCAGCTGCTGGTGCTGGAGCTGCCATCGGCGAAGTTGGAGGTCAACTTATGGGTAATAATCAAGGTGGGCAAAAAACGAAATAA
- the traK gene encoding conjugative transposon protein TraK, with product MEFKTLRNIENSFRQIRIYAIVFALLCLGVTGFSVWKSYSFANVQREKIYVLDQGKSLMLALSQDAAINRPVMAREHVRRFHELFFTLAPDKAAIESNMKRAFDLADKSAYDYYHDLAEKGYYNRIISGNVQQRIEVDSVVCNFNSYPYAVTTYAKQFIIRSSNLTRRSLVTSCTLLNSVKSDNNPQGFQILKFGVTANKDEEVIER from the coding sequence ATGGAGTTTAAAACTTTAAGAAATATAGAGAATAGCTTTAGACAGATTAGAATATACGCTATTGTTTTTGCATTGCTTTGCTTGGGAGTGACTGGATTTTCAGTCTGGAAATCCTATTCCTTTGCGAATGTGCAGCGGGAAAAGATTTATGTTTTGGATCAAGGTAAATCGCTAATGCTGGCATTATCACAGGACGCTGCCATTAATAGGCCGGTTATGGCTAGAGAACATGTGCGTAGATTTCACGAGCTGTTTTTTACGCTTGCTCCCGACAAAGCGGCCATTGAAAGTAATATGAAACGCGCATTTGATCTAGCAGATAAAAGTGCCTACGACTACTACCATGATCTTGCAGAGAAGGGATACTATAATCGGATTATCTCTGGTAATGTGCAGCAACGAATTGAGGTTGATAGCGTTGTGTGCAATTTTAATTCTTACCCCTATGCTGTGACTACCTATGCTAAGCAGTTCATTATAAGATCCAGTAATCTGACCAGGCGAAGCTTGGTTACTTCCTGTACACTCTTGAACAGTGTGAAATCAGATAATAACCCACAGGGATTTCAGATTTTGAAATTCGGTGTAACAGCAAATAAGGACGAAGAGGTCATTGAGCGCTAG
- a CDS encoding conjugal transfer protein TraO — protein sequence MKKYIIVLILMLISIHGYSQRMVYKQKALEVSVGMLASKDVSSNYYVNLTLNSFGRRGNYWIWSAEFQRRTTDYKQWTLPLENYLGEIGYSVQLLSDARKFITLNAGLTGVAGYEVLNRGDRILSDGALLLNDGGFMFGTAGRLSLETYLSDNIVLLLQGRIRVLWGTDLDQFRPSSGIGLRINF from the coding sequence ATGAAAAAGTATATCATTGTTTTGATACTTATGCTTATAAGTATTCATGGATATTCGCAACGCATGGTCTATAAACAAAAAGCGCTAGAGGTAAGTGTCGGAATGCTGGCAAGTAAAGATGTGAGTTCTAATTACTACGTCAATTTAACCCTAAATAGCTTCGGCAGGCGCGGGAACTACTGGATTTGGAGTGCAGAATTTCAGCGACGTACTACAGATTATAAGCAGTGGACGCTCCCGTTGGAAAATTATTTGGGTGAGATTGGATATAGTGTACAGTTGCTTTCGGATGCAAGAAAGTTTATCACACTTAATGCGGGATTGACCGGTGTTGCCGGATATGAAGTTTTGAATCGTGGCGATAGAATACTTTCAGACGGCGCGCTGTTATTGAATGATGGTGGTTTCATGTTCGGCACGGCAGGTAGATTATCTCTTGAAACTTATTTGTCCGATAATATCGTTTTGCTTTTACAGGGACGCATTAGAGTGCTTTGGGGAACAGATTTGGATCAATTCAGACCCTCTTCAGGGATTGGATTACGCATTAACTTTTGA